GCCATGTGAAATTCTCACAGATGAAGAGCTAAGTTCAGTAGACAGCAGTATATGCGTTTTTATCACTTCTGCCACTGTCGGCACAGGTGATGATGTGCTTGGTGCTAAGTTAATGAAGAACTTCTTAGCTACGTTGCCAGAACTTGGCAAGTCTTTGTGGCGGATTGTAATGGTCAATGGTGCTGTTACCCTCGCCGTAGAGGATAGTCATGTTTTGGAAGAATTAAAAGCCCTCGAAGCAGCTGGTGTAGATATTTTAGTTTGCGGAACTTGCCTTGAGCATTTTGGCATTCTGGATAAAAAGGCTGTGGGTGAAACTACAAATATGCTGGACATCGTAACCAGCATGCAGGTAGCTGCAAAAGTTATACGACCATAATATATGTCAGAAAAGAATAATAAATTTTCGTCTCATAAGACTGAAGACCGACGTAGAAGTCGGACTGGCTTTGGTGATCGTTCCGAGCGAACCCCATCA
The window above is part of the Halodesulfovibrio sp. genome. Proteins encoded here:
- the yedF gene encoding sulfurtransferase-like selenium metabolism protein YedF; its protein translation is MSNTELNCLSLSCPQPVIQCKNLIEQEAPSVFTILVDNDAAKDNVVRFLSSKGYSAKSDQIDGGWRILATASDAQPCEILTDEELSSVDSSICVFITSATVGTGDDVLGAKLMKNFLATLPELGKSLWRIVMVNGAVTLAVEDSHVLEELKALEAAGVDILVCGTCLEHFGILDKKAVGETTNMLDIVTSMQVAAKVIRP